A segment of the Triticum urartu cultivar G1812 chromosome 1, Tu2.1, whole genome shotgun sequence genome:
gatttgacgtacgaggagaaaccaattaaaatcctcgagtttgccagccgagtaactcgcagcaaggttatcaagttttgcaaagttcagtggaccaccacacagaggatgaagccacctgggagcgagaagaagatttgatcaaggaccaccctcacctattttctagccaacccgaatctcgagggcgagattcatcttaagggggtaggtttgtaacatcccaaattttcaatttggaatgttatacattagatcatcattgcataccatattttattttgcattttggttgatcctagaaattctacgcaactcaatgacccatggagagagttggggatttcgttattttcatatttgactTTTCTCAAATTAtaagaataggatcatttgattttatttattttattatcaattatttctattacaaaaatatgagagaggaaataaaatgactttcccaaaataaagaaatattgaggatttaataataaaatcaaataagattttatttcggagtttttcggtgttttatttgaatttaggaaaaatgtgtgtttttcaaaattgcatttaggtcccaaataaatgttcaccttgtgtggcttgattttagaagctcgtgaaaatttatttcggaatttttggagtccgtttagtatttctttttattttcttctgcgcgtaattattattttttaaaaaatcgAACCGACCTAGgaccgtgtccgactaggactcccggcccgttAGGCTATTTAAGCCGGGGGGGAGGCCCAGCCAGAGCTAATCCTAGCCCGAGCCGCCCCCAGCTCCCGCCGCCGCGTCGCCTCACCGCCGCCGCagccggacgccgccgccgccgcacgacgcccgaggtccgccgccgcctcgaaatccgcgctggttttttttttgaaaaaccgttcggtttttccgtcggtttattttagatttggtttttttaatagatcggtttttccggtttatttaatttagcgagcgttcgtcgtttttctttttctcggattaaatccgggatttttctgatcgtgattcctgatccgatttttgttttagtttaacttttcgctcgtttatcggaatcaggcgattcaagcgcctagagtttcgtctcgaaaccctctatccgtttaaccaacttaaacaagatgttgctactgtaaaatttgccctagatccagattagtagaacgaagttgttttctttcgccgtttgattttcgttgcttcgttcgatttgattctttttgccaaccggagttcttaagttgaaccttctggttagatctcttatttgagttctacatgtgcattagatgagtacttattgtatgcttgtttgtttgtctgcgatagaatacccggagtgcgccgcttgttacttcgaatcgctaggtttcccggatcatcagcaaggcaagtaacactttgattaTACCTTTTCTACTaaccagttttattgcattagatcaatcctcacacattgcatggttaggatctaattaaattgtgggatgagaagtagatgaggtagtacctattacctgtttattatcaaacctttggaagttacttctacgtttgcttattatgccatgctatgctagtagacgtggattgggtgagtgatatccatgacagatgtgagtttttttttaattaatggtttatctaaggtggcaacttaaaaacacatctgggtggattgaggcacctgggtattccaggacttgcctgttttcttttggaccgccacccaggctcaaagggatcatgagactattcatactagaaacttccgtgtgcagccacaagctattatgggctctagcatagttgactaagtcgtgcgaactcttacagtggtagactagcagatgtaggggatgtaggtggtacggtctacctgatcgtaaggtgctagcgtttctgaaagactatgtctcggtcatccgtcttctcaaacatcctgtagtgcgagaaacccaacggaggcgatcgagtcttgtggggaaaagtgcgcaaacctctgcagagtgtaatgaactaatcatggttagccgtgtccccggttatggacatcttgagtatctagtacttggattatcatgtgaatctcaacatgttactctaaattaattttgttgggttttgtttaatgatgatgtttaattgggattgagaatgctgtcaaccattctcaatgtttaacaactaccatgatagttaaataaatttattcctttgtagtagggaaaattggctttacgcaaaactgtaaccatagagctttccaccagccaaatatgcatatagtataggtgtttcattccattactctctatgtgttacattgccagcatattccatgtgctgacccgtttcgggctgcaacgttaatgttgcagacttttcagacgatgattaaagagtttttaggtcgtggttctatactcagtgatgccgttggagttgatggactcacttatcttccaagccttccgctgttatcgttattagatggccttaagccatatttattgtaataagttctcttttgagatactcgatataataagtgtgtgattgctactctgctataaatcctccgagtactgtgtggtgtcagcattactgatctagggatgacaccggagcacagagatcagactgtttgagatCTGGTCGCTACACAATCCCTACAGAGATGAGCAAATGAACCCGGGTAGGGGAGGAGATGGTGGTGGAGGAGCTCGTGGTTGTCTGCCCCAGTGGCACCTCGAGGCAGAGCTCGCTCCCTCGTGCCGCTGCTACGTCAATCGCTTGCTTGCTCCGAGAGAAAGGAGCACAGGGTGCAGGGTCGGCTCCAGGACAGACGAATCCAACCCTGGGGAGCTTGTGGTAGCCAGATCCCAGCGGCACTTGCTCCGAGAGAAACCAACGGTGGCTGCAAGATTGGTTCCGGTACCTACGGATCTGACGCTGGGAGCCCGTGGTGGCCGGATCCCGACGGCGGCGAGCCTCCGTTGCACATGTCCAAGCTCTGTCAAGCAGCACGTTCAGAGTCTCGAAAAAGCCCTTGCCGCCGGCATCAATGTTTTGCTTCTCTCGTCCGCATCCACGGGATCCAAACCCCACTCCGCTCCTCTCCCCCAAGCCACCGAAGACGATATTTATGAGAGGGGTTAGGGAAGGCGGAGAGGATGCAGAGTTCGACTCTGACTAAGAGTCCTCTTGAGGGATGACGCACGTATATATACACGAAAATTCAGTAACAGGATTGCTTCGTTCCAGTTTTCTTTGTCTCTTGATCGCAGGAAAGCAGATCTATCAACAATTGTATTTCCAGGACAGAATGCCCTACTAAAGTTATAACCATTGTTCTATGATCTATTTGAATTGATAGTTCGTCAAGCTAAATTCAGGACCTTGATTAAGAAACACAGGTACCATACTGAGTGTGTTCTATCTTGTTCACAATTTTTCTCATCGCCACCTTAGAAAAATTCGATTATAGTTTATTAAACAATACTTTTCAGTTTTGTATTGTAAGAAAGAAAGCCAATACACTTCAACGACAGAGGAAGGTAGAAAATATTTTGCAAAAACAGAGTGTCTGATTGTGCTTCGTCCCTGGTTTAACTCTTGAATGTAAAGAAGTGAAACAACTTGCCCGGTAAAGCTATTTCACATTTAACACTGACCCACACCCTTTAAGCTACCTGAAGTAACCATGATGTATATCTTGCCTTCAGCATGATCAAATTATATCAACTGAAAAAACTACACACACCAATTGCCAAAGCCAAACTTACCATTATTTCAGTCAGAAATGCAGAACATATACATATCAGATTACCGAATGAATTACTATCCCTGATGGTAGACAAAGGAAACTGCTCATAGAACAATTCGTACTATGATATTATGGGCATATACTAAAGCATTTTGAGAAGCATAGAACTAAGCAAAGAGACCATGAATCTATTTTGACACCCTTCTTCTGAAGCTACCATTTCAGGTATCAAAATTTTGATGTGTGATCTGGTGTCCGAAGTAGATTTGAATGCTAGCATACCTGAAAACCAACATTTTTTCTATTTGGACCTTCCTAAAGTAGGTAAGTATTTTTCGGATAACAACTTCGCTTTACCTCAAAACTGATCAACCGATGTGCCAACGAATAGAACTATAGAATTCAGTAAAGTATGTGCTTATGTAATCCAGATCCCTGTGATTCAAACAGTAAACTTCCAATGATGGGACTGCCTCTCACGTCCTTTAGCAGCGGAACTCCATCGATTAAATCCCGCTGATGTAAAAAGAGAAAGTCATTACTACTGGGTAGTTATAGATTAGCCACCAAGAAAAAAAGCCAAATACAAAAGGAAAAATAAAGCTGGAATATTTATCCATTGCTTAGTGTAAAGAGAAAGCACATGCAACCATGCATTTTTATCAATTATAATTGTTTCTACTGGTTTCCCTTCTCCAAATAACCTGGCAAATTGTACTAACAGACTAAACATATACAAATTATTGATAGCTCAGTTCATGCCTAACAGAGACCCATCGCCGACCCGACGCACCTTGAGACAGATCTTCTTCCTTTGTTTCTTGACTGATATGCTGCATAAAATTTCTGTTTACCATCCATAGTAATTAGATTTCGATCAAAGTAACCAGGCAATTAAGCATATACTATTTCTACAGTGACTCGTAACATTATATACCTGTAGAGCTTCTTCATATACAACTCCCTCATTGCAACCAACAGATCTATTTTCCACATTTGGATGGCTTTGCATGCCAAAGCCATTAAAAACTTCAGCATCATTAACTGGATTAAAGGACAGTATTGAGCCATTGACGGAGGAAACATCCCATATGTATGTGGTGCCAAAGCCATTGAAAACTTCAGCATCATTAACTGGATTAAAGGACGGCATTGACGGAGGAAACATCCCACATCCCGTATGTATACAAGTGTCCATATCTGTAGCCATCATCTGACAATTTGAACAGGGGAAAAGGTTAAAAAGCAAGGCAACAAACCTCTTTAGAGAAGGCTAATATTTATTTCTTAACTGAGGTGCTAAAACCACACAAAAACTTATAAATACTAATTCTGAAGAGTGAACAATATGAGATCAGTCTCCCTAGAATTAGTACATACTACACAATGTGTCGAGAGTATATGGCAAACAAAGACATGTGCATAATCCAGAAGACAACCATGCTAGCATATTCATGAGGCAGCGAAGACAACATATGAAACCTGAACCTGCATCATTGTACTGTTTAGTCTTTCCTTTCCTTTTTATACCATGTCTTTTGTTCCACATGTTCCTCTGAATTTTCACTTGAACAACTTTCTGTTGAACTAAAAGACAATACCACCAATGTCAATTACCAAGATGACAATAAGAAAAAATTTGTTACAATAAGAAAAAATTTGTTAGCAACCTGTGAGAGGTTAGCCAACATATTCCGTAGCTGATGGTCCATCTTCGCATGTAAAAATTCAGAATAGAGGTGTGTCTTTGTCAGCGGCTCATCTAACCTGTAGAATCGTGCATCATTCTATCATTCCCTTGCTTATAGAAGCACTACTCACTGGACCACTCAGCAATCACACAATTAAACTGCCCATGTAAGATTTTCCACACAATTTAATTAGCAAGATGAGTGCATATATTGGTTCAAAAGGAAAGTGTTATAACTGAATTAATCAAGTAGATATTGAGGTTAATGTACGTATGTATTCTTACCTGAGCCTTTTGTAGGATTTGGGGCAGCTTCTTGGTGACCACTCGTTAAAGTCCTCCTGCAATGACGGTGGTAGGTGGAGAGGATCTGGAAGATCTTGGCTGGCATGGGGCAGCTGCTCTACTCCTCGATGAGGCGCTGTATGGCAGCAGTAAGCCACATCATCGCCACAAGGGAGCGCAGCAGGCGCGATGCCTTAAACCTCGCAGGGCAGCGCGCAAGAGCGGGCGTAGGGTGGGGGTGTCCGTGCGCGCGAGACgcctcgccaccgccgccgttcCCATGCGTCTCCTGGACTTGGGACGGGAGGAGGGCTGCCGGCGAGGTCGAGGCTTGAGGGAGAGGAAGGCGTCGAAGGGATGGATACCTCTTCTCCCTGCGTGGATTTCGGCCGCGGACTCagcgaggaaggcggcggcggcgacgccggCGGCGACCGCCCGTGCGTGGGGGACAGGAAGGGGATCGTGGCGTGATGTATGATTTGAGGGCTGCGGGTTGAATGTACTAAACTACAGGGACGTTTCTGAAAAATGAAACGGTATCTCACGTAGTCACTCAAAAAAGGACTGCGGGTTGAATTCTAAATAACAGAGGGATTTTTCTGTAAAATTGCAGCGACGCTAAGCTGCAGCGACGCTAAGCCAACACGCCCTAAAGCGACAATTTGTTTGATCCACATCAACCGTTGGATCAGCTAGATACTACCCATTATATTGGGTAGTAGTATGATGTACCGTAAAAATTCTTTTGAAAAATAGTTTGTGAAAAAACTGACATGAATAGATGAAGAAATCTCAACGTCAGTTAACATTCTTTGCATAAGCCACTCCCAGGTGTACCTAACTTTGCTGCTTTACGTTCAACGCAAAGATTACCGATGGGAATGCAAGCTCGAGAATGAGCACATTGCATCTAAAATAAACAAAGTACCTGGTGTTGGTGGGGCTTTCCGAATGCAGATGCCGCAAACCATGGGTTCCCTCTTATTCCCTGGAAGTTGATGATAGCACCATTGCTCTTACCCCCAAAAAAAGCCCTAATGTCAAGCACCTGAAGGGGCCTGTTACCTTCAAACTACCACAAACACATCAAGTTAAGACAAAATCTGTGAACAAAATAGGTAGACTGTTTGAGCCAAATGTGGATAAGACAGACAAGTCAGTAAGTTTGCTTTGTCATCTTGCACGAGCACATCAAATGATTTGATTCCTTTTGGCACATCCGTGTGCACTATCTCAGCAAAATGCAGATCCAGATAATAGTCTCCAGGGGCAAGATCATCGAATTTATAGTTGAAATTGTTGAGTATATGTGTTATGTGCATATTGTATATTGGACCCGTCTTCTAATTCCTTGTATAGTTGAGATTCGTGGCCCATCATTATACATCATATATACGTACCTATACACGAGTGCAATACAATGTGCAATTCCCACGATATACATGGTATCAGTTTTTTAAGTATTTTCCTcgcttccgccgccgccgcgtgcTACTCCAGCCGCCTCTCCTGCGCGTGCTACCCCAGCTGCGCCAGCCTGCGTCGCGACAGGCCGATCGCTAGCCCCGCTGCAATCGCCTGATCGCTGCACCCGCCTCTCTGCCTCGCGTACTACTCCAACCCAATTGCTAGCCCCGCCGCAATATGTTGCATCCCCGCTGCACCCGCATCGCTGCATCGCCCTGCTGCATCCCTGCACCGCTGCACCCGCATCGCCCCGCTGCACCCGCATCGCCCCGCTGCATCGCTAGGATCGCCACTGCCGAGCCGCCCGCTCGCCCGAGCCGCCGAAGCCGCCGTCCGTCGTCATGTCGTCCGTCACATCCTCTGTGTTTATCAACTCCAACCTATTCGCCGACGCTAACCCTCTCGACATGAACGACATCCGCAACTTGAATATCTTCGAGCAGGTGCCGATTTGTCTCTAGCAGGCGGACTCCTACTACTACACGTGGAAGACGTATTTCTCTCTCGTGTTCCGGGAGTATCATCTCATCGACCACGTGGACGGCACCATCGACTCCAGCCTCGTTTCCGAGTTTCATGACTGGTCCACCATCGACACCACCATCGTCCGCGGGTTCTTCTTCACCATCTCGACGGACCTCTTTCAGACGGTCGTGGAGGACGGTGACGATGCATGCGCCGTGTGGACCAAGCTAAACGGACTCTTCACCGACAATCAGCTCCAGCGTCGCATTTTTTTGCAGCAAGAGTTTTTGGGTGTCACCAGGACAACACCTCCGTCGACGACTATTGTCGCCGCCTGAAGACTCTCGCTGATGAGCTTTGCGATATTAGCGTGAAGATCGATGATGACCTCCTCCTCAGCACGCTCACTGCCGAACTCAACAAGGACTTCGGCAACGCCGCGACGAACTTCAGCCTCATCCCCAACCCGTCCTTCGCCAAGTTCGTTGTGTACCTCCTCTTGAAGAAGTGGCGGATGAAGCAGGTGAAGGCGCGGGCCATCCACACCGCCCTCACCGCTGGCACCACCCGTGGCAGGCCCTTGACGCCTCCCGCCGCCCCGGCCGCACCCCCACCGCCGCGCCACCAGGCATCCTTCCCAGCATCACCATCGTACCCGGCGCACTCGCAG
Coding sequences within it:
- the LOC125546349 gene encoding uncharacterized protein LOC125546349 isoform X1; this translates as MDHQLRNMLANLSQMMATDMDTCIHTGCGMFPPSMPSFNPVNDAEVFNGFGTTYIWDVSSVNGSILSFNPVNDAEVFNGFGMQSHPNVENRSVGCNEGVVYEEALQHISQETKEEDLSQAGFNRWSSAAKGRERQSHHWKFTV
- the LOC125546349 gene encoding uncharacterized protein LOC125546349 isoform X4, with the protein product MMQMMATDMDTCIHTGCGMFPPSMPSFNPVNDAEVFNGFGTTYIWDVSSVNGSILSFNPVNDAEVFNGFGMQSHPNVENRSVGCNEGVVYEEALQHISQETKEEDLSQAGFNRWSSAAKGRERQSHHWKFTV
- the LOC125546349 gene encoding uncharacterized protein LOC125546349 isoform X2 gives rise to the protein MDHQLRNMLANLSQMMATDMDTCIHTGCGMFPPSMPSFNPVNDAEVFNGFGTTYIWDVSSVNGSILSFNPVNDAEVFNGFGMQSHPNVENRSVGCNEGVVYEEALQHISQETKEEDLSQGFNRWSSAAKGRERQSHHWKFTV
- the LOC125546349 gene encoding uncharacterized protein LOC125546349 isoform X5, encoding MDHQLRNMLANLSQMMATDMDTCIHTGCGMFPPSMPSFNPVNDAEVFNGFGTTYIWDVSSVNGSILSFNPVNDAEVFNGFGMQSHPNVENRSVGCNEGVVYEEALQKFYAAYQSRNKGRRSVSSGI
- the LOC125546349 gene encoding uncharacterized protein LOC125546349 isoform X6, with protein sequence MDHQLRNMLANLSQMMATDMDTCIHTGCGMFPPSMPSFNPVNDAEVFNGFGTTYIWDVSSVNGSILSFNPVNDAEVFNGFGMQSHPNVENRSVGCNEGVVYEEALQKFYAAYQSRNKGRRSVSRI
- the LOC125546349 gene encoding uncharacterized protein LOC125546349 isoform X3 — encoded protein: MDHQLRNMLANLSQMMATDMDTCIHTGCGMFPPSMPSFNPVNDAEVFNGFGTTYIWDVSSVNGSILSFNPVNDAEVFNGFGMQSHPNVENRSVGCNEGVVYEEALQKFYAAYQSRNKGRRSVSRCVGSAMGLC